A genomic stretch from Desulfolutivibrio sulfodismutans DSM 3696 includes:
- a CDS encoding alginate O-acetyltransferase AlgX-related protein: protein MNARATDLLRTLIFLAVLATPLAVAALGLEPVGVLAHENRPLAEVPPVTLLFSNPAAYAKGLRVAFADHFPLRETLIRAGNRLRLAVFEESPVPGVMLGRDGWLFYSLEHALDDHINVMNMSDALQEDMTRILVERRDRLAARGIAFYVVVCPDKHTVYPEYLPGYVHPLRPRSRLDILGERLTAAGVDFVDLRPDMARAKAVRRAYWKTDTHWNDWGAFTGAKRIVAALRQRFPAIPPLDEADYAVTESVIPGGDLAGMLLLPDIWRETDIRLTPKNPQAPGVLASFGAPRPYADPANHPDRAMVVAETGDTRLPRVLFFRDSFSSAMIPFLAGRFQSAVFLWSHAYAPDIVAAERPDAVVLEVVERYQYAFCLENPPEPPKD, encoded by the coding sequence ATGAACGCGCGCGCCACAGACCTCCTGCGGACCCTCATTTTTCTGGCCGTGCTCGCCACCCCCCTGGCCGTGGCCGCCCTGGGCCTTGAGCCCGTGGGGGTGCTGGCCCACGAAAACCGCCCCTTGGCCGAGGTTCCGCCCGTCACCCTGCTTTTTTCCAACCCGGCGGCCTACGCCAAGGGCCTGCGGGTGGCCTTCGCGGACCATTTCCCCCTGCGTGAGACCCTCATCCGGGCCGGGAACCGGCTGCGGCTGGCCGTCTTCGAGGAATCCCCCGTGCCCGGGGTGATGCTGGGGCGCGACGGCTGGCTGTTTTATTCCCTGGAGCATGCCCTGGACGACCATATCAACGTCATGAACATGTCCGACGCCCTGCAAGAGGACATGACGCGCATCCTGGTGGAGCGCCGGGACCGGCTGGCGGCCCGGGGCATCGCCTTCTACGTGGTGGTGTGCCCGGACAAGCACACGGTCTATCCCGAATATCTTCCCGGATACGTCCATCCCCTGCGGCCCCGGTCCCGGCTGGACATCCTCGGGGAGCGCCTGACGGCGGCAGGCGTGGATTTCGTGGACCTGCGGCCGGACATGGCCCGGGCCAAGGCCGTGCGCCGGGCCTACTGGAAAACCGACACCCACTGGAACGACTGGGGGGCGTTTACGGGGGCCAAGCGGATCGTGGCCGCTCTGCGGCAGCGTTTCCCGGCCATTCCCCCCCTGGATGAGGCCGACTATGCCGTGACCGAATCCGTGATCCCGGGCGGCGATCTGGCCGGGATGCTCCTTTTGCCGGATATCTGGCGGGAAACGGACATCCGCCTGACGCCCAAAAATCCCCAGGCCCCCGGCGTCCTGGCCAGCTTCGGCGCGCCCCGTCCCTATGCCGACCCGGCCAACCACCCGGATCGGGCCATGGTGGTGGCCGAGACCGGGGACACGCGGCTGCCCCGGGTTCTTTTTTTTCGCGACTCCTTTTCGTCGGCCATGATCCCCTTTCTGGCCGGACGCTTCCAAAGCGCGGTCTTTTTGTGGAGCCACGCCTACGCCCCGGACATCGTGGCCGCTGAAAGGCCCGACGCCGTGGTCCTTGAGGTGGTGGAGCGCTACCAGTACGCCTTTTGCCTTGAAAATCCCCCCGAGCCGCCCAAAGACTAG
- a CDS encoding MBOAT family O-acyltransferase yields MSLDSPLFLFVFLPAVLAGFFVAPTRFRPHVLLAASLIFTAMGDVSALPVLAVSILGNHALALAIGNARDAGRTVRRKRLTALGVAANIGYLAKAKYLAFVVSALPFLESSGIDPANIHGLPPLGISFFTFQAVSYLVDVSRGQVAAEKNLLRTALYLSFFPKMIAGPIARYAAMLPGMRLPRPALSDVAAGSVRFCLGLAKKTLLAGTLGPVADAAFSARPLGGALDMGTAWLGLLAYTGQIYFDFSGYTDMAVGLGRMFGIALPENFDHPYVSRSVREFWRRWHISLSTWFRDYLYIPLGGGRVSPVRVQGNLLTVFVLCGLWHGASWTFVVWGLFHGVFLVLERTRFGRAMDAAPAALGHAYALLAVMLGWVFFRAADLPQAVNYLGALFSFRFEGFAYTWMTAASRQALCALVLAVVFSLPLGGAARTVSGLAGRCGTLGRGAAAAAAILAPAALLVLSAMQLAAGTYSPFIYARF; encoded by the coding sequence ATGAGCCTCGATTCCCCGCTGTTCCTCTTTGTTTTTCTCCCGGCCGTCCTGGCCGGATTTTTCGTCGCGCCCACCCGGTTTCGGCCGCATGTCCTGCTTGCGGCCAGCCTGATCTTTACGGCCATGGGCGACGTCTCGGCCCTGCCGGTGCTGGCCGTCTCCATCCTCGGCAACCATGCCCTGGCCCTGGCCATCGGCAACGCCCGGGACGCCGGACGCACGGTCAGACGGAAAAGGCTGACGGCCCTGGGGGTGGCGGCCAACATCGGGTATCTCGCCAAGGCCAAGTACCTGGCCTTTGTAGTCTCGGCCCTGCCGTTTCTGGAATCAAGCGGCATCGACCCGGCAAACATCCACGGCCTGCCGCCGCTTGGCATCTCCTTTTTCACCTTCCAGGCCGTGTCCTATCTCGTGGATGTCTCCCGGGGGCAGGTGGCCGCCGAGAAAAATCTTTTGCGCACGGCCCTGTACCTGTCTTTTTTCCCCAAGATGATCGCCGGGCCCATCGCCCGCTACGCCGCCATGCTCCCGGGAATGCGCCTGCCGCGCCCCGCCCTTTCGGACGTGGCCGCCGGGTCCGTGCGGTTCTGCCTGGGGCTGGCCAAAAAGACGCTTCTGGCCGGGACGCTGGGGCCCGTGGCCGACGCCGCCTTCTCCGCCCGGCCCCTGGGCGGGGCCCTGGACATGGGCACGGCCTGGCTCGGCCTTTTGGCCTACACCGGCCAGATCTATTTCGATTTTTCGGGCTATACGGACATGGCCGTGGGACTTGGGCGCATGTTCGGCATCGCCCTGCCGGAGAACTTCGACCACCCCTACGTGTCCCGTTCCGTGCGCGAATTCTGGCGGCGCTGGCACATCTCCCTGTCCACCTGGTTTCGCGACTACCTGTACATCCCCCTGGGCGGCGGCCGGGTCAGCCCGGTCCGGGTGCAGGGCAACCTCTTGACGGTCTTCGTCTTGTGCGGGCTGTGGCACGGGGCAAGCTGGACCTTCGTGGTCTGGGGGCTTTTCCACGGCGTCTTTCTGGTCTTGGAACGCACCCGTTTCGGCCGGGCCATGGACGCCGCCCCGGCCGCTCTGGGCCATGCCTATGCCCTTTTGGCGGTCATGCTGGGCTGGGTCTTTTTCCGGGCCGCCGACCTGCCCCAGGCCGTGAACTATCTCGGGGCGCTTTTCTCGTTTCGCTTCGAGGGCTTCGCCTATACCTGGATGACCGCCGCCAGCCGTCAGGCCTTGTGCGCCCTGGTCCTGGCCGTGGTCTTTTCCCTGCCCCTTGGCGGGGCGGCCCGCACCGTGTCGGGGCTGGCCGGGCGCTGCGGCACGCTTGGCCGGGGCGCGGCCGCCGCGGCGGCGATCCTGGCCCCGGCGGCACTTTTGGTCCTGTCGGCCATGCAGCTTGCGGCCGGAACCTATTCCCCCTTCATTTACGCTAGGTTTTGA
- a CDS encoding FecR family protein: MKPGLLVRTFVLLCLLASPALAADDAKPAGYVQEARGQALAVRGGQSRELAAKGPVFSGDSLATKAESSLQIMFSDGTILAMGPESLFSVDEFVNEWGQDKTLSNKMQFSYGPGVFRAVTGAISDRNPHAFSVETPLGAIGIRGTELGSVVQAPALVGGKPYPAALAEAFAPGANAANILATLRQAATAAVPGEIHGHIRGAAKRPLAFTDKMGKSVDMAVGQGVTVSRERGTSDAGPISGVLSTTIKTAPIRTSAKIPAAFKNTLGDTPGSSNSNTDSTTTGRSGSSGHTGGNSNTGGGGTGGAR; the protein is encoded by the coding sequence ATGAAACCAGGACTTCTTGTGCGGACGTTTGTCCTGTTGTGCCTGCTCGCCTCCCCGGCCCTGGCCGCAGACGACGCCAAGCCCGCCGGGTACGTCCAGGAGGCCAGGGGCCAGGCCCTGGCCGTGCGCGGCGGCCAGTCCCGGGAGCTTGCGGCCAAGGGGCCGGTCTTTTCCGGCGACAGCCTGGCCACCAAGGCCGAATCCTCGCTGCAGATCATGTTTTCCGACGGCACGATTCTGGCCATGGGCCCGGAGAGCCTTTTTTCCGTAGACGAATTCGTCAACGAATGGGGCCAGGACAAGACCTTAAGCAACAAGATGCAGTTCTCCTACGGCCCCGGCGTGTTCCGGGCCGTGACCGGGGCCATCTCGGACCGCAATCCGCACGCCTTTTCCGTGGAGACACCGCTTGGGGCCATCGGCATCCGGGGCACGGAACTGGGTTCCGTGGTCCAGGCCCCGGCCCTGGTCGGCGGCAAGCCCTATCCCGCCGCCCTGGCCGAGGCCTTCGCCCCCGGGGCCAACGCGGCCAACATCCTGGCCACCCTGCGCCAGGCCGCCACGGCAGCCGTGCCCGGCGAGATTCACGGCCACATACGCGGCGCAGCCAAGCGGCCCCTGGCCTTCACGGACAAGATGGGCAAGAGCGTGGACATGGCCGTGGGCCAGGGCGTGACCGTCAGCCGGGAACGCGGGACTTCCGACGCCGGCCCCATTTCCGGCGTCCTGAGCACGACCATCAAGACCGCGCCGATTCGGACTTCGGCCAAGATCCCGGCGGCCTTCAAGAACACTTTGGGCGACACCCCGGGCTCCAGCAACAGCAACACCGACAGCACCACCACCGGAAGGTCGGGCTCCAGCGGCCATACCGGCGGCAACAGCAACACCGGAGGAGGAGGCACCGGGGGCGCCCGGTAA
- a CDS encoding FecR family protein, which translates to MKTKFLFFAVLMFSLLAFQALAADDAKPVGYVQEAKGQALAVRGGQSRELAAKGPVFVGDTVATKAESSLQIMFSDGTILAMGPESLFSVDEFVNEWGQDKTFSNTAKFTYGPGVFRAVTGVISDRNPRAFSVDTPLGAIGIRGTELGSLVQAPAAVNGKPYSAALAEVFSAGANAAGLMASLRQAAMADVPSEAHGHINGTAKRPLAFTDKKGKTVDMAVGQGVTVSRERGASESGPISNELDKQLKTAPVKTSAKVPAAFKNTLGDTPGSNNNGGDSDSGGGCSG; encoded by the coding sequence ATGAAAACGAAATTTCTTTTTTTTGCTGTACTCATGTTCAGTCTGCTGGCCTTCCAGGCCCTGGCCGCAGACGACGCCAAGCCCGTGGGCTATGTGCAGGAGGCCAAGGGCCAGGCCCTGGCCGTGCGCGGCGGCCAGTCCCGGGAGCTTGCGGCCAAGGGGCCGGTCTTCGTGGGCGACACCGTAGCCACCAAGGCCGAATCCTCGTTGCAGATCATGTTTTCCGACGGCACGATCCTGGCCATGGGGCCGGAGAGCCTTTTTTCCGTGGATGAATTCGTCAACGAATGGGGCCAGGACAAGACGTTCAGCAACACGGCGAAGTTCACCTACGGCCCAGGGGTGTTCCGGGCCGTGACCGGGGTCATTTCGGATCGCAATCCGCGCGCCTTTTCCGTGGATACGCCGCTTGGGGCCATCGGCATCCGGGGCACGGAACTGGGTTCCCTGGTGCAGGCCCCGGCGGCCGTGAACGGCAAGCCCTATTCCGCCGCACTGGCCGAGGTGTTTTCGGCCGGGGCGAATGCGGCGGGGCTTATGGCTTCCCTGCGCCAGGCCGCAATGGCCGACGTGCCAAGCGAGGCCCATGGCCACATAAACGGCACGGCCAAGCGGCCCCTGGCCTTTACAGACAAGAAGGGCAAGACCGTGGACATGGCCGTGGGACAGGGGGTGACCGTGAGTCGGGAACGCGGCGCGTCCGAATCCGGCCCCATTTCGAACGAACTGGACAAGCAGCTCAAGACCGCGCCGGTGAAGACCTCGGCCAAGGTTCCGGCGGCGTTCAAGAACACCCTTGGCGACACCCCGGGTTCAAACAACAACGGCGGCGACAGCGACAGCGGCGGCGGGTGCAGCGGCTGA
- the epsC gene encoding serine O-acetyltransferase EpsC codes for MTDHHAGEPEPLSLEEVAERLCDPASYTTVYHRPLHDQPMPAVKVLREVMERLRAVLFPGYFGNSDITPESMRFHVGANLDAVSRLLADQIRRGYCFFCDREQVEGCQACEDRAKNLAGRFLAALPRIRSYLADDVQAAFEGDPAARSPGETIFCYPSITAMTHYRVAHELHHLGVELIPRIITEMAHSATGIDIHPGAEIGRRFFIDHGTGTVIGETCVIGDNVRLYQGVTLGAKSFPKDASGNIIKGIARHPVVEDEVTIYSGATILGRVTIGRGAVVGGNVWLTRDVPAGARVLQGRAREGVFEYGAGI; via the coding sequence ATGACCGACCATCACGCCGGGGAGCCCGAGCCCTTAAGCCTGGAGGAGGTGGCCGAACGCCTGTGCGACCCGGCCTCGTATACGACCGTCTACCACCGGCCCCTGCACGACCAGCCCATGCCTGCGGTGAAGGTCTTGCGCGAGGTCATGGAGCGGTTGCGGGCCGTGCTTTTCCCGGGCTATTTCGGCAACTCCGACATCACCCCCGAGTCCATGCGCTTCCATGTGGGGGCCAATCTCGACGCCGTGTCCCGGCTTCTGGCCGACCAGATACGGCGCGGCTACTGTTTTTTTTGCGACCGGGAGCAGGTGGAGGGGTGCCAGGCGTGCGAGGACCGGGCCAAGAACCTGGCCGGACGGTTCCTGGCCGCGTTGCCGCGCATCCGGTCGTACCTGGCCGACGACGTGCAGGCCGCCTTCGAGGGCGACCCGGCGGCCAGAAGCCCGGGTGAGACGATATTTTGCTATCCGAGCATCACGGCCATGACCCACTACCGGGTGGCCCATGAACTGCACCACCTGGGGGTGGAGCTCATTCCGCGCATCATCACGGAAATGGCGCATTCGGCCACGGGCATCGACATCCACCCCGGGGCCGAGATCGGACGGCGGTTTTTCATCGACCACGGCACGGGTACGGTCATCGGCGAGACCTGCGTCATCGGCGACAACGTGCGCCTGTACCAGGGCGTGACGCTTGGGGCCAAGAGCTTCCCCAAGGACGCCTCGGGCAACATCATCAAGGGGATTGCGCGCCATCCGGTGGTGGAGGACGAGGTGACCATCTATTCCGGGGCTACCATCCTTGGCCGGGTGACCATCGGCCGGGGCGCGGTTGTCGGCGGCAACGTGTGGCTGACCCGCGACGTTCCGGCCGGGGCCAGGGTGCTCCAGGGCCGGGCCCGGGAAGGGGTGTTCGAATACGGGGCGGGGATATGA
- the cysK gene encoding cysteine synthase A: MHIHDDMLSLIGATPLVRLNRLARGLPATVAAKIESRSPGGSVKDRIALNMIETALRDGRIGPDTLIVEPTSGNTGIGLALVCAVKGLRLVLTMPESMSLERRMLLSAYGAKVVLTPAALGMRGAIDKANELAAASPGAFVPGQFDNPANPEAHALTTAEELWADTDGKIDVFVAGVGTGGTVTGVARALRAKKPGIRVVAVEPAASPVLSGGCPGPHAIQGIGAGFVPGNFRRDLVDAVVTVENEDAMAMARALVRDEGILCGISSGANAHAALAEARRPENAGKLVVFVVCDTGERYLSTALFRGED; encoded by the coding sequence ATGCACATCCACGACGACATGCTGTCTCTTATCGGCGCGACCCCCCTGGTGCGATTGAACCGCCTGGCCAGGGGCCTGCCCGCCACGGTGGCGGCCAAGATCGAGTCCCGCAGCCCCGGCGGCTCGGTCAAGGACCGCATCGCCCTGAACATGATCGAAACGGCCCTTCGCGACGGCCGCATCGGCCCGGACACGCTCATCGTCGAGCCCACCAGCGGCAACACCGGCATCGGCCTGGCCTTGGTCTGCGCCGTCAAGGGCCTGAGGCTCGTGTTGACCATGCCCGAGAGCATGAGCCTGGAGCGGCGGATGCTGCTTTCCGCCTACGGGGCCAAGGTGGTGCTCACCCCGGCCGCGCTTGGCATGCGCGGGGCCATCGACAAGGCGAACGAACTGGCGGCCGCCAGTCCCGGGGCCTTTGTGCCGGGGCAGTTCGACAACCCGGCCAATCCCGAGGCCCATGCCCTGACCACGGCCGAGGAGTTGTGGGCCGATACGGACGGGAAAATCGACGTCTTCGTGGCCGGGGTGGGCACGGGCGGCACGGTCACCGGCGTGGCCCGGGCCTTGCGCGCCAAAAAGCCCGGCATCCGGGTGGTGGCCGTGGAACCGGCGGCCTCGCCCGTGTTGTCCGGCGGCTGCCCCGGGCCGCATGCCATCCAGGGCATCGGGGCCGGATTTGTGCCCGGGAATTTCCGGCGCGACCTGGTGGACGCCGTGGTCACCGTGGAGAACGAGGACGCCATGGCCATGGCCCGGGCCCTGGTCCGGGACGAAGGGATTTTGTGCGGCATCTCGTCGGGGGCCAACGCGCACGCGGCCCTGGCCGAGGCCAGACGTCCGGAGAACGCCGGGAAGCTCGTTGTGTTCGTGGTCTGCGACACGGGCGAGCGGTATCTGAGCACGGCGCTTTTTCGGGGGGAGGACTAG
- the nifS gene encoding cysteine desulfurase NifS translates to MQPIYLDNNATTKVAPEVLEEMLPVLGEFYGNPSSMHSFGGSVGALVKKARERTAQALGCRPEEIIFTSCGSEGDNTAILSALRANPEKRHMVTTRVEHPAVLSLAKHLETRGIAVTYLGVDASGRLDLDELRASLRKDTAVVSVMYANNETGVVFPIPEIAAMVRERGIAFHTDAVQAVGKIPISLKDMPVDYLVLSGHKLHAPKGVGALYVRRGTPFRPFLIGGHQERGRRAGTENTPGIVALGKAMELAVAGIGDENTRVKALRDRLETGLVAAIPDAIVNGDPASRLPNTTSIAFKYVEGEAILLLLDTFGICASSGSACTSGSLEPSHVLRAMGVPFTFAHGSIRFSLSRYTTDAEIDTVLREMPGVIKRLRKMSPFSAATDEKPSCTC, encoded by the coding sequence ATGCAGCCCATCTATCTGGACAACAACGCCACCACGAAGGTCGCCCCCGAGGTGCTGGAGGAGATGCTTCCGGTCCTTGGCGAGTTCTACGGCAACCCCTCCAGCATGCATTCCTTCGGCGGGTCCGTGGGCGCGCTGGTCAAAAAGGCCAGGGAGCGAACGGCGCAGGCCCTCGGGTGCCGTCCGGAGGAGATCATCTTCACCTCCTGCGGCAGCGAGGGCGACAACACGGCCATCCTCTCGGCCCTGCGGGCCAACCCCGAAAAGCGGCACATGGTCACCACCAGGGTGGAGCATCCGGCGGTCTTAAGCCTGGCCAAGCATCTGGAGACCCGGGGCATCGCCGTCACCTACCTGGGCGTGGACGCCTCGGGCCGCCTGGACCTGGACGAGTTGCGGGCGTCGCTGCGCAAGGACACGGCCGTGGTTTCGGTCATGTACGCCAACAACGAGACCGGGGTGGTCTTTCCCATCCCCGAGATCGCGGCCATGGTCCGGGAACGCGGCATCGCCTTCCACACCGACGCGGTGCAGGCCGTGGGCAAGATCCCCATATCGCTTAAGGACATGCCCGTGGACTATCTGGTGCTCTCGGGCCACAAGCTGCACGCCCCCAAGGGCGTGGGCGCGCTGTACGTGCGCCGGGGCACGCCGTTTCGGCCGTTTCTCATCGGCGGGCACCAGGAGCGCGGCCGCCGGGCGGGCACCGAGAACACCCCGGGCATCGTGGCCCTGGGCAAGGCCATGGAGCTGGCCGTGGCCGGGATCGGGGACGAGAACACCCGCGTGAAAGCCCTGCGCGACCGCCTGGAGACCGGCCTTGTGGCCGCCATCCCGGACGCCATCGTGAACGGCGATCCGGCCAGCCGCCTGCCCAACACCACCAGCATCGCCTTCAAATATGTGGAGGGCGAGGCCATCCTGCTTCTTTTGGACACGTTCGGCATCTGCGCCAGCTCCGGCTCGGCCTGCACCTCGGGGAGCCTGGAGCCGTCGCATGTACTGCGGGCCATGGGCGTGCCGTTCACCTTCGCCCACGGCTCCATCCGCTTCAGCCTGTCGCGCTATACGACCGATGCCGAAATCGATACGGTGCTGCGGGAGATGCCCGGGGTCATCAAGCGGCTGCGCAAGATGTCCCCGTTTTCGGCCGCAACCGACGAAAAGCCGTCCTGTACCTGCTGA
- the nifU gene encoding Fe-S cluster assembly protein NifU produces the protein MWEYTDTVRDHFLNPRNAGTMDDADAVGEVGSLACGDALKLFLKIDDAGVITDAKFQTFGCASAIASSSVLTEMLKGKTLAEAKKISNKDIAKALGGLPKEKMHCSVMGQEALDAALKNFAGEAAVAHEPEGELVCKCFGVTDVQIRRAIRENGLTTLEEVTDFTKAGGGCGDCHERIGQILAEELSGAAAAPKAPGDGAPKPLTNLERMRLVTKVIDEEIRPALKNDGGDLELVDIDGRQVIVSLRGACVGCPASKLTLADFVEKRLRETVDPEITVKEAR, from the coding sequence ATGTGGGAATACACCGACACGGTCCGGGACCATTTTTTAAATCCCCGCAACGCCGGGACCATGGACGACGCCGACGCCGTGGGCGAGGTGGGCAGCCTGGCCTGCGGCGACGCCCTGAAGCTCTTCCTCAAGATCGACGACGCGGGCGTCATCACCGACGCGAAGTTCCAGACCTTCGGCTGCGCCAGCGCCATCGCCTCGAGTTCGGTCCTGACCGAGATGCTCAAGGGAAAGACCCTGGCCGAGGCCAAAAAGATCTCCAACAAGGACATCGCCAAGGCCCTGGGGGGGCTTCCCAAGGAGAAGATGCACTGTTCGGTCATGGGCCAGGAGGCCCTGGACGCGGCGCTCAAAAACTTCGCGGGCGAGGCCGCCGTGGCCCACGAGCCCGAAGGGGAGCTGGTGTGCAAGTGCTTCGGGGTGACCGACGTGCAGATCCGCCGGGCCATACGGGAAAACGGCCTGACCACCCTTGAGGAGGTCACGGACTTCACCAAGGCCGGAGGCGGCTGCGGCGACTGCCATGAGCGCATCGGCCAGATCCTGGCCGAAGAGCTCTCCGGCGCGGCGGCCGCGCCCAAGGCCCCCGGAGACGGCGCGCCAAAGCCCCTGACCAACCTGGAGCGCATGCGGCTGGTGACCAAGGTCATCGACGAGGAGATCCGCCCGGCGCTCAAAAACGACGGCGGCGATCTGGAGCTTGTGGACATCGACGGCCGCCAGGTCATCGTGTCCTTGCGCGGGGCCTGCGTGGGCTGCCCGGCCAGCAAGCTGACCCTGGCCGATTTCGTGGAGAAGCGGCTGCGGGAAACCGTGGACCCGGAGATCACCGTCAAGGAGGCCCGCTGA
- a CDS encoding patatin-like phospholipase family protein, which yields MNGADTDGVFEIGLAMAGAISGGAYAAGVVDFLIQALDEWEKAKTTHPNDDTIPRHTTRIRVLSGASAGGMTAAVLAASLHEGFLPVAGLAAGQPAPTNNTLYQCWVNRIDISHFLGVLDLGPGKQVVSLLDSTVLDGIAEYAFGPYHRQTSGVARAYVDEHLEIFLTIANLRGVPYSVQFRGWDTTGHEQVQHQDHVRFVLGRTPPDQSLGDGIFLNAATRSGRNWDVFRTAALATGAFPVGLAPKVMTLPMAPYGKRTWDIPREVECPEPGKKKVKFDVVPITPDWEGGSVEPEAEWDFMAVDGGLMNNEPFELARKALAGSDCSNPRPLELARRAVLMVDPFPEPAWDWKATADTYRDADVVQAAKWMFSALKAQARFKPEEVALALEEDIYSRFILTPSAGDAGGNWPAMAAASLGGFGGFLSRKFRNFDFQLGRRNCQKFLKDHFVLPLDTPQNIAAVRNNLLFGGYPRLADSPYKDSKKAPVLPIIPLCGAAIPEEPLIPRETITMTDADIAALEAPIQRRIKALAATYVAGMDQGFTRWFIKRVVNWKAAGVARELVAYIRKDLKNHALV from the coding sequence ATGAACGGAGCAGACACGGACGGGGTTTTCGAGATCGGCTTGGCTATGGCCGGGGCAATATCTGGAGGTGCATATGCGGCCGGAGTCGTCGATTTTTTGATTCAGGCCCTCGACGAATGGGAGAAGGCCAAAACGACACATCCCAATGACGACACGATCCCGAGGCACACGACCAGGATCCGGGTGCTGTCCGGGGCCTCGGCCGGGGGCATGACCGCCGCCGTCCTGGCCGCGTCGCTGCACGAAGGATTTTTGCCGGTGGCCGGATTGGCGGCCGGCCAGCCCGCGCCGACCAACAACACGCTCTACCAATGTTGGGTGAACCGCATCGACATCAGCCATTTTCTGGGCGTCCTGGATCTTGGGCCGGGGAAACAGGTCGTGTCGCTTCTGGACTCCACGGTCCTCGACGGCATCGCCGAGTACGCCTTCGGGCCCTACCACCGGCAGACCTCCGGAGTCGCGAGGGCGTATGTGGACGAGCACCTGGAGATCTTTCTGACCATCGCCAACCTGCGTGGCGTGCCCTATTCGGTGCAGTTCCGGGGATGGGACACGACGGGGCACGAGCAGGTGCAACACCAGGACCATGTCCGCTTCGTGCTGGGCCGCACGCCCCCGGACCAATCCCTGGGCGACGGCATCTTCCTCAACGCCGCCACGAGGAGCGGTCGCAACTGGGACGTCTTTCGCACGGCGGCCCTGGCCACCGGGGCCTTCCCCGTGGGGTTGGCGCCAAAGGTCATGACTCTGCCGATGGCCCCCTACGGCAAACGCACCTGGGACATCCCCCGCGAAGTAGAATGCCCGGAACCAGGCAAAAAAAAGGTGAAGTTCGACGTCGTCCCCATAACCCCCGACTGGGAGGGGGGCAGCGTGGAACCCGAAGCCGAGTGGGATTTCATGGCCGTGGACGGCGGGCTCATGAACAACGAACCTTTCGAACTGGCCCGCAAGGCGCTGGCCGGATCGGATTGCTCCAATCCCCGCCCCCTGGAACTGGCCCGCCGGGCGGTGCTCATGGTGGACCCCTTCCCCGAACCCGCATGGGACTGGAAGGCCACGGCCGACACCTACCGCGACGCCGACGTCGTGCAGGCGGCCAAGTGGATGTTCTCCGCCCTCAAGGCCCAGGCCCGGTTCAAGCCGGAGGAGGTGGCCCTGGCCCTGGAAGAGGACATCTACAGCCGGTTCATCCTGACCCCGAGCGCAGGGGATGCCGGGGGGAACTGGCCGGCCATGGCCGCCGCCAGCCTGGGCGGATTCGGCGGCTTTCTGTCTCGGAAGTTCCGCAACTTCGACTTCCAACTCGGCCGCCGCAACTGCCAGAAATTCCTGAAGGACCACTTTGTGCTGCCCCTGGACACGCCGCAAAACATCGCGGCTGTGCGAAACAACCTCCTGTTCGGCGGCTATCCGCGCCTGGCCGATTCGCCTTACAAAGACAGCAAGAAGGCGCCGGTATTGCCCATCATCCCCCTGTGCGGGGCAGCCATTCCGGAGGAGCCCTTGATCCCCAGGGAAACCATCACGATGACGGATGCGGACATCGCCGCCCTGGAAGCGCCCATCCAAAGACGGATCAAGGCCCTGGCCGCGACCTACGTGGCCGGGATGGACCAGGGGTTCACCCGCTGGTTCATCAAGCGGGTGGTGAACTGGAAGGCGGCTGGCGTGGCCCGGGAGTTGGTGGCGTACATTCGCAAGGATCTCAAGAACCACGCTCTGGTCTGA